A genomic segment from Synchiropus splendidus isolate RoL2022-P1 chromosome 18, RoL_Sspl_1.0, whole genome shotgun sequence encodes:
- the LOC128750174 gene encoding membrane-associated guanylate kinase, WW and PDZ domain-containing protein 1-like isoform X9, whose product MSKVIQKKNHWINKVSECVIVRGASGELNVDLCGGAEHGEFAYIGQVREDAVVYQEGKLTPGELILEVEGLPVSGLPLYDILAVITCCQGPVTLKTVRQGHKLNKDLKHYLSLRFQKSSPDHELQKIIRANLYRHAVPCTTRAPRDGEVPGVDYNFLSVEDFLELEERGTLLEVGTYDGNYYGTPKPPRQPIIGTVILSDAGSQQSTPKRTKSYNDMQHVRVVPADDNDDDQASEMNNSFTGNPSDQDESRGGILRPYPTRENAPPFGLNNAAISTADSGQQTLAEPQVSPEDPLGPLPENWEMAYTEHGELYFIDHNTKTTSWLDPRCRDKSSRPLEECEDDEGVHTEDLESDLELPPGWERIDDPVYGVYYVDHINRKTQYENPVVEARRRKILEQHQPQPPEEWIEEHSSAAAPLANYAPNHLETYRDPQVPPTLPPIPTGVKRGKPFFTRNPAELKGTFINTKLKKSRRGFGFTVVGGDEPDEFLQIKSLVLDGPAAVDGKMETGDVIVSVNDTIVLGYTHAQVVKIFQSIPIGSMVDLALCRGYPLPFDPDDPNTSLVTSVAILDKEPIIVNGQETFDSPSNQAGPVNGMREPRAHSPSAEVVSNSSHGYSSDVVTLASSIATQPELITIHMEKGDKGFGFTIADSLTGGGQRVKQIVDYPRCRGLKEGDILMEVNKRNVQNMSHNQVVDLLSKCPRGSEVTMLVQRGVVPAKRSPKLVHQLERKDSQSSSQHSVCSHRSTHTDSPSHPPSVMPSEAVVPTPAAPTQPLPGLPPQDPADGTLTLQKKPDPFKIWAQSRSMYESRLPDCQEQDIFLWRKDTGFGFRILGGNEPGEPIYIGHIVKYGAADEDGRLRSGDELICVDGTAVVGKSHQLVVQLMQQAAKQGHVNLTVRRKTAGYGGSKGEGDVPPSPASSHHSSTQAPSLTEGKRTPQGSQNSLNTVSSGSGSTSGIGSGGGGGSGSAVVPASLQPYDVEIQRGENEGFGFVIVSSVSRPDAGTTFVGNACVAMPHKIGRIIEGSPADRCGKLKVGDRILAVNSCSITNKSHSDIVNLIKEAGNTVSLRIIPGDESSNASLLTNAEKIATITTTHTPQSKESRNNSKSKGAPPPPPTQTQTAQDDEFYSVDLERDSKGFGFSLRGGREYNMDLYVLRLAEDGAAVRNGKMRVGDEILEINGESTKNMKHSRAIELIKNGGRRARLILKRGDGSVPEYDGSNDGHPPAPGAQNTPQMSTLPHNSRYHTTLESSYPPDLHKPPSHEEAVLIRDKADQTDYHARQFTPPYHHSWNNNHSQSDPPQLSPKSSNSGGNKKSRGRKVKKSESESGISKLLKTLRKDSLGKKAAAAAAEKAKGQGRSTSSSTLDGRFRQQRRGSLDRSPTRKRTSSPDRRRAKSMDRRAERAHRDRTPERDNDDGGFLAVTPERNFYERRFMKDPGAREVSTPDRGSNNGDFSSLARGRTYERATKNGNLLRDSSSEQYWLNGTPERRYRVERDSSPDSNYSREEPNYAAAPRLKDYYSMTKNNAAHNNAAYHNNTAGRAQNQLPEPKRRLYKESPKDLSI is encoded by the exons GTACCACCCGAGCCCCTCGAGACGGCGAGGTCCCAGGGGTCGATTacaacttcctgtctgtggaGGACTTTCTAGAGCTTGAGGAACGAGGCACTCTTCTGGAAGTTGGAACGTATGACG GTAACTATTATGGGACCCCCAAGCCGCCCAGGCAGCCCATCATTGGGACAGTGATTCTCAGTGATGCAGGCTCCCAACAGTCCACCCCAAAGCGCACCAAGTCCTACAATGACATGCAACACGTCCGCGTAGTGCCTGCTGACGACAACGATGACGACCAGGCCTCGGAAATGAACAACAGTTTTACAG GTAACCCTAGCGACCAGGACGAGAGCCGCGGCGGCATCCTCCGGCCGTACCCCACACGTGAAAATGCTCCACCCTTTGGTCTGAACAATGCCGCCATCTCCACCGCAGACAGCGGGCAGCAGACGCTGGCAGAGCCGCAGGTCTCGCCCGAAGACCCGCTGGGACCTCTCCCTGAGAACTGGGAAATGGCCTACACGGAGCACGGAGAGCTGTACTTCATAGA CCACAACACAAAGACCACATCATGGTTGGACCCCCGCTGCCGAGACAAAAGCTCCAGGCCACTGGAAGAGTGTGAAGACGATG AAGGCGTACATACGGAGGACCTGGAGAGCGATCTAG AGCTTCCTCCAGGATGGGAGAGGATAGACGACCCAGTGTACGGGGTTTACTACGTAGA TCATATAAACAGGAAAACCCAGTACGAGAACCCTGTGGTGGAGGCAAGGCGCCGCAAAATCCTGGAGCAGCACCAACCGCAGCCTCCAGAAG AGTGGATAGAAGAACACTCGTCAGCCGCGGCTCCTCTGGCCAACTACGCCCCCAACCACCTGGAGACCTACAGAGACCCTCAAGTCCCACCAACTCTACCTCCCATCCCCACAGGGGTGAAAC GAGGGAAACCTTTCTTCACCAGAAACCCAGCAGAACTGAAGGGAACGTTCATCAACACCAAACTGAAGAAGAGCCGACGTGGCTTTGGCTTCACTGTGGTCGGAGGCGATGAGCCCGACGAGTTTCTCCAGATCAAAAGCCTGGTGCTGGACGGGCCGGCGGCTGTGGACGGCAAGATGGAGACAG GTGATGTCATCGTGAGCGTCAACGACACCATTGTTCTGGGCTACACTCACGCTCAGGTTGTCAAGATCTTCCAATCCATCCCCATTGGTTCCATGGTGGACCTGGCGCTGTGCCGTGGCTACCCGCTGCCTTTCGATCCCGACGACCCCAACACCAGCCTGGTGACCTCTGTGGCCATCTTGGACAAGGAGCCCATCATTGTCAACGGACAGGAGACGTTTGACTCGCCGTCCAACCAGGCCGGACCAGTGAACGGCATGAGAGAGCCGCGGGCTCACAGCCCCTCTGCTGAGGTGGTGTCCAACAGCTCGCACGGCTACTCCAGTGACGTGGTCACGCTGGCCTCGTCCATAGCCACGCAGCCCGAGCTGATCACCATCCACATGGAGAAGGGGGACAAAGGGTTCGGGTTCACCATCGCGGACAGCTTGAcgggaggaggacagagagtaaAACAGATCGTGGACTATCCTCGCTGCCGGGGGCTGAAGGAAGGCGACATTCTCATGGAGGTTAACAAGAGGAACGTCCAGAACATGAGCCACAACCAGGTGGTGGACCTGCTCAGCAAATGCCCCAGAGGGAGCGAGGTGACCATGCTGGTGCAGAGAG GAGTGGTGCCGGCCAAGAGGAGTCCCAAGCTGGTG CACCAGTTAGAGAGGAAAGACAGCCAGAGCAGCTCCCAGCACAGCGTGTGCAGCCATCGCAGCACCCACACTGACTCTCCCAGCCACCCACCCTCTGTCATGCCCAGTGAGGCCGTGGTGCCCACTCCCGCTGCGCCCACCCAACCACTGCCAGGCCTGCCCCCGCAGGACCCTGCAGATGGCACCCTCACCCTGCAGAAGAAGCCAGACCCCTTTAAGATCTGGGCACAGTCCAGGAGCATGTACGAGAGCCGAC TGCCAGATTGCCAGGAGCAAGACATCTTCCTCTGGCGGAAGGACACTGGCTTTGGCTTCCGAATTCTGGGAGGGAACGAACCTGGAGAGCCT ATCTACATCGGTCACATCGTGAAATAtggagcagcagatgaggacgGACGCCTGCGGTCGGGGGATGAACTCATCTGTGTGGACGGCACGGCAGTGGTGGGCAAGTCGCATCAGTTGGTGGTCCAGCTGATGCAGCAGGCGGCCAAACAAGGCCACGTCAACCTCACTGTCAGACGGAAGACCGCCGGATACGGAG GGTCAAAAGGAGAAGGGGACGTTCCGCCATCACCCGCGTCCTCGCACCACAGCAGCACACAGGCTCCCAGCCTGACCGAGGGCAAGCGGACCCCTCAGGGGAGCCAGAACTCCCTCAACACTGTGAGCTCTGGGAGCGGATCCACCAGTGGCATCGGcagtggagggggagggggcagCGGGAGCGCCGTGGTGCCTGCATCCTTGCAACCGTACGACGTGGAGATCCAGCGTGGGGAGAACGAAggctttggttttgtcatcgtgTCGTCCGTGTCCCGCCCTGATGCTGGCACCACTTTTG TTGGAAACGCATGTGTGGCCATGCCTCACAAAATAGGCCGCATCATCGAGGGCAGTCCGGCCGACCGCTGCGGGAAACTCAAGGTGGGCGACCGGATCCTGGCGGTCAACAGCTGCTCCATCACCAACAAGTCGCACTCGGACATTGTCAACCTGATCAAAGAGGCCGGGAACACCGTCTCGCTCAGGATCATCCCGGGTGATG AATCTTCCAACGCTTCTCTGCTGACCAACGCTGAGAAGAtcgccaccatcaccaccacgcACACCCCTCAGTCCAAAGAGTCCCG GAATAACTCCAAATCTAAAggagctcctccacctccacccacGCAAACCCAGAcagcacag GATGATGAGTTCTACTCAGTGGACCTAGAGCGCGACAGTAAAGGCTTCGGCTTCAGCCTGAGAGGTGGCCGAGAGTACAACATGGACCTGTATGTGTTGAGACTAGCAGAGGACGGGGCGGCTGTCAGGAATGGCAAAATGCGG gttggagatgagattcTGGAGATCAACGGTGAGAGCACAAAGAACATGAAGCATTCACGTGCCATTGAACTGATCAAGAACGGCGGTCGCCGAGCGCGACTCATCCTCAAGCGCGGTGACGGATCTGTTCCCGAATATG atgGCAGCAATGACGGGCACCCTCCCGCACCCGGGGCACAAAACACTCCGCAAATGAGCACGCTGCCACACAACAGCCGATATCACACCACATTGGAGTCCAGTTATCCACCAGACCTTCACAAACCACCAAGCCACGAGGAGGCCGTGCTAATACGGGACAAGGCCGACCAGACGGACTATCATGCCCGGCAGTTTACTCCCCCCTATCATCACTCCTGGAATAACAACCACAGTCAAAGCGACCCTCCACAGCTCTCTCCCAAAAGCAGCAATAGTGGCGGCAACAAGAAGAGCAGAGGCCGCAAGGTCAAAaagtcagagtcagagagcgGCATCTCAAAACTCCTTAAGACTCTGAGGAAGGACAGCTTGGGGAAGAaggccgccgccgctgctgcagaGAAGGCTAAAGGGCAGGGCCGCTCCACCAGCAGCTCAACGCTGGACGGTCGATTCCGCCAGCAGCGACGTGGCTCTCTTGACCGCTCACCAACTCGTAAGCgcacctcctctccagaccgaCGACGGGCCAAGTCGATGGACCGCAGGGCGGAGCGAGCGCATCGGGACCGCACACCGGAACGGGATAACGATGACGGCGGGTTCCTGGCTGTCACCCCTGAACGGAACTTCTATGAGCGGAGGTTCATGAAGGATCCAGGAGCGAGGGAGGTCTCAACCCCAGACCGTGGCAGCAACAACGGAGACTTCTCGTCTCTAGCCAGGGGACGTACGTACGAGCGCGCCACAAAAAACGGCAACCTCCTGAGGGACTCGTCCTCGGAGCAATATTGGCTGAACGGAACACCGGAGAGACGATACCGAGTGGAGCGGGATTCATCCCCGGACAGCAACTACAGCAGGGAGGAGCCGAACTATGCAGCGGCCCCCCGGCTCAAAGACTACTATAGCATGACCAAGAACAATGCTGCACACAACAACGCTGCCTACCACAACAACACTGCAGGCCGGGCCCAGAACCAGCTCCCCGAGCCCAAGAGACGGCTGTATAAAGAAAGTCCCAAAGACCTCAGCATCTAG
- the LOC128750174 gene encoding membrane-associated guanylate kinase, WW and PDZ domain-containing protein 1-like isoform X5: protein MSKVIQKKNHWINKVSECVIVRGASGELNVDLCGGAEHGEFAYIGQVREDAVVYQEGKLTPGELILEVEGLPVSGLPLYDILAVITCCQGPVTLKTVRQGHKLNKDLKHYLSLRFQKSSPDHELQKIIRANLYRHAVPCTTRAPRDGEVPGVDYNFLSVEDFLELEERGTLLEVGTYDGNYYGTPKPPRQPIIGTVILSDAGSQQSTPKRTKSYNDMQHVRVVPADDNDDDQASEMNNSFTGNPSDQDESRGGILRPYPTRENAPPFGLNNAAISTADSGQQTLAEPQVSPEDPLGPLPENWEMAYTEHGELYFIDTAKTPRQDMAVCYQSFHNTKTTSWLDPRCRDKSSRPLEECEDDEEGVHTEDLESDLELPPGWERIDDPVYGVYYVDHINRKTQYENPVVEARRRKILEQHQPQPPEGERYIREWIEEHSSAAAPLANYAPNHLETYRDPQVPPTLPPIPTGVKRGKPFFTRNPAELKGTFINTKLKKSRRGFGFTVVGGDEPDEFLQIKSLVLDGPAAVDGKMETGDVIVSVNDTIVLGYTHAQVVKIFQSIPIGSMVDLALCRGYPLPFDPDDPNTSLVTSVAILDKEPIIVNGQETFDSPSNQAGPVNGMREPRAHSPSAEVVSNSSHGYSSDVVTLASSIATQPELITIHMEKGDKGFGFTIADSLTGGGQRVKQIVDYPRCRGLKEGDILMEVNKRNVQNMSHNQVVDLLSKCPRGSEVTMLVQRGVVPAKRSPKLVHQLERKDSQSSSQHSVCSHRSTHTDSPSHPPSVMPSEAVVPTPAAPTQPLPGLPPQDPADGTLTLQKKPDPFKIWAQSRSMYESRLPDCQEQDIFLWRKDTGFGFRILGGNEPGEPIYIGHIVKYGAADEDGRLRSGDELICVDGTAVVGKSHQLVVQLMQQAAKQGHVNLTVRRKTAGYGGSKGEGDVPPSPASSHHSSTQAPSLTEGKRTPQGSQNSLNTVSSGSGSTSGIGSGGGGGSGSAVVPASLQPYDVEIQRGENEGFGFVIVSSVSRPDAGTTFVGNACVAMPHKIGRIIEGSPADRCGKLKVGDRILAVNSCSITNKSHSDIVNLIKEAGNTVSLRIIPGDESSNASLLTNAEKIATITTTHTPQSKESRNNSKSKGAPPPPPTQTQTAQDDEFYSVDLERDSKGFGFSLRGGREYNMDLYVLRLAEDGAAVRNGKMRVGDEILEINGESTKNMKHSRAIELIKNGGRRARLILKRGDGSVPEYDGSNDGHPPAPGAQNTPQMSTLPHNSRYHTTLESSYPPDLHKPPSHEEAVLIRDKADQTDYHARQFTPPYHHSWNNNHSQSDPPQLSPKSSNSGGNKKSRGRKVKKSESESGISKLLKTLRKDSLGKKAAAAAAEKAKGQGRSTSSSTLDGRFRQQRRGSLDRSPTRKRTSSPDRRRAKSMDRRAERAHRDRTPERDNDDGGFLAVTPERNFYERRFMKDPGAREVSTPDRGSNNGDFSSLARGRTYERATKNGNLLRDSSSEQYWLNGTPERRYRVERDSSPDSNYSREEPNYAAAPRLKDYYSMTKNNAAHNNAAYHNNTAGRAQNQLPEPKRRLYKESPKDLSI, encoded by the exons GTACCACCCGAGCCCCTCGAGACGGCGAGGTCCCAGGGGTCGATTacaacttcctgtctgtggaGGACTTTCTAGAGCTTGAGGAACGAGGCACTCTTCTGGAAGTTGGAACGTATGACG GTAACTATTATGGGACCCCCAAGCCGCCCAGGCAGCCCATCATTGGGACAGTGATTCTCAGTGATGCAGGCTCCCAACAGTCCACCCCAAAGCGCACCAAGTCCTACAATGACATGCAACACGTCCGCGTAGTGCCTGCTGACGACAACGATGACGACCAGGCCTCGGAAATGAACAACAGTTTTACAG GTAACCCTAGCGACCAGGACGAGAGCCGCGGCGGCATCCTCCGGCCGTACCCCACACGTGAAAATGCTCCACCCTTTGGTCTGAACAATGCCGCCATCTCCACCGCAGACAGCGGGCAGCAGACGCTGGCAGAGCCGCAGGTCTCGCCCGAAGACCCGCTGGGACCTCTCCCTGAGAACTGGGAAATGGCCTACACGGAGCACGGAGAGCTGTACTTCATAGA CACAGCAAAGACACCCCGCCAGGACATGGCTGTGTGTTATCAAAGCTT CCACAACACAAAGACCACATCATGGTTGGACCCCCGCTGCCGAGACAAAAGCTCCAGGCCACTGGAAGAGTGTGAAGACGATG AAGAAGGCGTACATACGGAGGACCTGGAGAGCGATCTAG AGCTTCCTCCAGGATGGGAGAGGATAGACGACCCAGTGTACGGGGTTTACTACGTAGA TCATATAAACAGGAAAACCCAGTACGAGAACCCTGTGGTGGAGGCAAGGCGCCGCAAAATCCTGGAGCAGCACCAACCGCAGCCTCCAGAAGGTGAGCGGTATATTCGAG AGTGGATAGAAGAACACTCGTCAGCCGCGGCTCCTCTGGCCAACTACGCCCCCAACCACCTGGAGACCTACAGAGACCCTCAAGTCCCACCAACTCTACCTCCCATCCCCACAGGGGTGAAAC GAGGGAAACCTTTCTTCACCAGAAACCCAGCAGAACTGAAGGGAACGTTCATCAACACCAAACTGAAGAAGAGCCGACGTGGCTTTGGCTTCACTGTGGTCGGAGGCGATGAGCCCGACGAGTTTCTCCAGATCAAAAGCCTGGTGCTGGACGGGCCGGCGGCTGTGGACGGCAAGATGGAGACAG GTGATGTCATCGTGAGCGTCAACGACACCATTGTTCTGGGCTACACTCACGCTCAGGTTGTCAAGATCTTCCAATCCATCCCCATTGGTTCCATGGTGGACCTGGCGCTGTGCCGTGGCTACCCGCTGCCTTTCGATCCCGACGACCCCAACACCAGCCTGGTGACCTCTGTGGCCATCTTGGACAAGGAGCCCATCATTGTCAACGGACAGGAGACGTTTGACTCGCCGTCCAACCAGGCCGGACCAGTGAACGGCATGAGAGAGCCGCGGGCTCACAGCCCCTCTGCTGAGGTGGTGTCCAACAGCTCGCACGGCTACTCCAGTGACGTGGTCACGCTGGCCTCGTCCATAGCCACGCAGCCCGAGCTGATCACCATCCACATGGAGAAGGGGGACAAAGGGTTCGGGTTCACCATCGCGGACAGCTTGAcgggaggaggacagagagtaaAACAGATCGTGGACTATCCTCGCTGCCGGGGGCTGAAGGAAGGCGACATTCTCATGGAGGTTAACAAGAGGAACGTCCAGAACATGAGCCACAACCAGGTGGTGGACCTGCTCAGCAAATGCCCCAGAGGGAGCGAGGTGACCATGCTGGTGCAGAGAG GAGTGGTGCCGGCCAAGAGGAGTCCCAAGCTGGTG CACCAGTTAGAGAGGAAAGACAGCCAGAGCAGCTCCCAGCACAGCGTGTGCAGCCATCGCAGCACCCACACTGACTCTCCCAGCCACCCACCCTCTGTCATGCCCAGTGAGGCCGTGGTGCCCACTCCCGCTGCGCCCACCCAACCACTGCCAGGCCTGCCCCCGCAGGACCCTGCAGATGGCACCCTCACCCTGCAGAAGAAGCCAGACCCCTTTAAGATCTGGGCACAGTCCAGGAGCATGTACGAGAGCCGAC TGCCAGATTGCCAGGAGCAAGACATCTTCCTCTGGCGGAAGGACACTGGCTTTGGCTTCCGAATTCTGGGAGGGAACGAACCTGGAGAGCCT ATCTACATCGGTCACATCGTGAAATAtggagcagcagatgaggacgGACGCCTGCGGTCGGGGGATGAACTCATCTGTGTGGACGGCACGGCAGTGGTGGGCAAGTCGCATCAGTTGGTGGTCCAGCTGATGCAGCAGGCGGCCAAACAAGGCCACGTCAACCTCACTGTCAGACGGAAGACCGCCGGATACGGAG GGTCAAAAGGAGAAGGGGACGTTCCGCCATCACCCGCGTCCTCGCACCACAGCAGCACACAGGCTCCCAGCCTGACCGAGGGCAAGCGGACCCCTCAGGGGAGCCAGAACTCCCTCAACACTGTGAGCTCTGGGAGCGGATCCACCAGTGGCATCGGcagtggagggggagggggcagCGGGAGCGCCGTGGTGCCTGCATCCTTGCAACCGTACGACGTGGAGATCCAGCGTGGGGAGAACGAAggctttggttttgtcatcgtgTCGTCCGTGTCCCGCCCTGATGCTGGCACCACTTTTG TTGGAAACGCATGTGTGGCCATGCCTCACAAAATAGGCCGCATCATCGAGGGCAGTCCGGCCGACCGCTGCGGGAAACTCAAGGTGGGCGACCGGATCCTGGCGGTCAACAGCTGCTCCATCACCAACAAGTCGCACTCGGACATTGTCAACCTGATCAAAGAGGCCGGGAACACCGTCTCGCTCAGGATCATCCCGGGTGATG AATCTTCCAACGCTTCTCTGCTGACCAACGCTGAGAAGAtcgccaccatcaccaccacgcACACCCCTCAGTCCAAAGAGTCCCG GAATAACTCCAAATCTAAAggagctcctccacctccacccacGCAAACCCAGAcagcacag GATGATGAGTTCTACTCAGTGGACCTAGAGCGCGACAGTAAAGGCTTCGGCTTCAGCCTGAGAGGTGGCCGAGAGTACAACATGGACCTGTATGTGTTGAGACTAGCAGAGGACGGGGCGGCTGTCAGGAATGGCAAAATGCGG gttggagatgagattcTGGAGATCAACGGTGAGAGCACAAAGAACATGAAGCATTCACGTGCCATTGAACTGATCAAGAACGGCGGTCGCCGAGCGCGACTCATCCTCAAGCGCGGTGACGGATCTGTTCCCGAATATG atgGCAGCAATGACGGGCACCCTCCCGCACCCGGGGCACAAAACACTCCGCAAATGAGCACGCTGCCACACAACAGCCGATATCACACCACATTGGAGTCCAGTTATCCACCAGACCTTCACAAACCACCAAGCCACGAGGAGGCCGTGCTAATACGGGACAAGGCCGACCAGACGGACTATCATGCCCGGCAGTTTACTCCCCCCTATCATCACTCCTGGAATAACAACCACAGTCAAAGCGACCCTCCACAGCTCTCTCCCAAAAGCAGCAATAGTGGCGGCAACAAGAAGAGCAGAGGCCGCAAGGTCAAAaagtcagagtcagagagcgGCATCTCAAAACTCCTTAAGACTCTGAGGAAGGACAGCTTGGGGAAGAaggccgccgccgctgctgcagaGAAGGCTAAAGGGCAGGGCCGCTCCACCAGCAGCTCAACGCTGGACGGTCGATTCCGCCAGCAGCGACGTGGCTCTCTTGACCGCTCACCAACTCGTAAGCgcacctcctctccagaccgaCGACGGGCCAAGTCGATGGACCGCAGGGCGGAGCGAGCGCATCGGGACCGCACACCGGAACGGGATAACGATGACGGCGGGTTCCTGGCTGTCACCCCTGAACGGAACTTCTATGAGCGGAGGTTCATGAAGGATCCAGGAGCGAGGGAGGTCTCAACCCCAGACCGTGGCAGCAACAACGGAGACTTCTCGTCTCTAGCCAGGGGACGTACGTACGAGCGCGCCACAAAAAACGGCAACCTCCTGAGGGACTCGTCCTCGGAGCAATATTGGCTGAACGGAACACCGGAGAGACGATACCGAGTGGAGCGGGATTCATCCCCGGACAGCAACTACAGCAGGGAGGAGCCGAACTATGCAGCGGCCCCCCGGCTCAAAGACTACTATAGCATGACCAAGAACAATGCTGCACACAACAACGCTGCCTACCACAACAACACTGCAGGCCGGGCCCAGAACCAGCTCCCCGAGCCCAAGAGACGGCTGTATAAAGAAAGTCCCAAAGACCTCAGCATCTAG